From a region of the Janthinobacterium sp. 61 genome:
- a CDS encoding ABC transporter ATP-binding protein — protein MIAFESLSKQYGTFEAVKPLTLQVGKGEVFGFLGPNGAGKTTTIRMLMGILVPSSGRVLVDGLDCHSDGAAVKRKVGYLPDNPIFYDYLRGREILQFVAEMHGYPRAEAAVRTARLLKEFGLDEASEDFAVNYSLGMKKKLGLACALIHDPAVLILDEPINGLDPRASRDVQERLLRIAAAGTTIFVSTHLLDMAQKLCSRVAIIHRGALVATGSLDDIRHQLSSEGSLEDIFLQLTDETATA, from the coding sequence ATGATTGCCTTTGAAAGCTTGTCCAAACAGTACGGCACGTTCGAGGCCGTCAAGCCGCTGACCTTGCAGGTAGGCAAGGGGGAAGTCTTCGGCTTCCTGGGTCCGAACGGGGCCGGCAAGACCACCACCATCCGCATGCTGATGGGCATACTCGTTCCCAGCAGCGGCCGTGTCCTGGTCGATGGCCTCGATTGCCACAGCGACGGCGCCGCCGTCAAGCGCAAGGTGGGATATCTGCCCGACAATCCCATCTTTTACGATTATTTGCGGGGCCGTGAAATCCTGCAGTTCGTGGCCGAAATGCATGGCTATCCACGCGCCGAGGCCGCCGTGCGCACGGCGCGGCTGCTGAAGGAGTTCGGCCTGGACGAGGCGAGCGAAGATTTTGCCGTCAACTACTCGCTGGGCATGAAAAAAAAACTGGGCCTGGCCTGTGCGCTGATCCACGATCCGGCCGTGCTGATCCTCGACGAGCCGATCAACGGCCTCGACCCGCGCGCCTCGCGCGACGTACAGGAACGCTTGCTGCGCATCGCTGCGGCCGGCACCACGATTTTTGTCTCCACGCACTTGCTCGACATGGCGCAAAAGCTGTGCAGCCGCGTCGCCATCATTCATCGGGGCGCCCTCGTTGCCACGGGCAGCCTGGACGATATCCGCCATCAGCTATCCAGCGAGGGCAGCCTGGAAGACATTTTCCTGCAACTCACCGATGAAACGGCCACCGCGTGA
- a CDS encoding DUF3667 domain-containing protein → MSSSASPASTCHNCNTDAPGNFCSACGQATTLHVPSAREFLHEFVAHYVALEGKLWRTLALLLFRPGALTNEYITGRRVRYVEPLRVYLTFSILFFAILKFGDFEFLQVHNGEQVQESAHVSPEAPENRPSQMQIRILGQTPTLPHQWQDFQQLPAAGKQKLIRESFFHYAPYAMFCLMPLFALYLKILYLGSGRRYGEHFLFALHANAFAFVTMALMTLIPIDIVRLMLGAWLLAYLPWAMWRVYPSGKFATLCRWALLITAYGLTMSVAIISCIATGVMLHH, encoded by the coding sequence GTGTCGTCCAGCGCAAGTCCCGCCAGCACCTGCCATAACTGCAACACCGACGCGCCAGGCAACTTCTGCAGCGCCTGTGGCCAGGCCACTACCCTGCATGTGCCCAGCGCACGCGAATTCCTGCATGAATTTGTCGCGCATTATGTGGCGCTCGAAGGCAAGCTCTGGCGTACCCTGGCCTTGCTGCTGTTTCGCCCCGGCGCGCTGACGAATGAGTACATTACAGGACGCCGCGTGCGTTACGTCGAGCCGCTGCGCGTCTACCTGACCTTCAGCATCCTGTTCTTTGCCATCCTCAAATTTGGCGACTTCGAATTCCTGCAGGTACACAATGGCGAGCAAGTCCAGGAGAGCGCCCACGTCTCCCCTGAGGCGCCAGAAAACCGGCCATCGCAGATGCAGATACGCATCCTGGGCCAGACACCCACGCTGCCACATCAGTGGCAGGACTTTCAGCAACTGCCCGCGGCCGGAAAACAAAAGCTCATCAGGGAAAGCTTTTTCCATTACGCACCGTACGCCATGTTTTGCCTGATGCCGCTGTTCGCCCTGTATCTGAAGATCCTCTACCTGGGCAGCGGGCGCCGCTATGGCGAGCATTTCCTGTTCGCCCTGCATGCAAATGCCTTCGCGTTCGTCACGATGGCGCTGATGACCCTGATCCCCATCGATATCGTCCGCCTCATGCTCGGCGCCTGGCTGCTGGCCTATCTGCCCTGGGCCATGTGGCGGGTGTATCCGAGCGGAAAATTCGCTACCCTCTGCCGCTGGGCGCTCCTGATAACGGCATATGGCCTGACCATGAGCGTGGCGATCATCTCCTGCATCGCCACGGGCGTCATGCTGCACCATTAA
- a CDS encoding helix-turn-helix transcriptional regulator — protein sequence MDDSTLPHTADVRLAQLAGAIAEPARARMLCRLLDGHARTATELAALAEAGASTASAHLARLRDDGLLSMVAQGKHRYYRLANAEVARALEALLVVAGVPAMPFTPTTPDRLRHARTCYDHMAGTVAVTLHDQLHAQGWLLDDGGEYRLSEAGAAGIAALGIDVPQLQLQRRRFACACLDWSERRAHLGGALGAAILQLALRQRWAERELDSRALHLTPAGERRLLAAFAGG from the coding sequence ATGGATGACAGCACCCTTCCCCACACGGCCGATGTACGCCTGGCACAGCTGGCAGGCGCCATCGCCGAACCGGCGCGCGCGCGCATGCTGTGCAGACTGCTCGATGGCCACGCGCGTACGGCCACGGAATTGGCGGCACTGGCCGAGGCCGGCGCTTCGACGGCCAGCGCCCATCTGGCGCGCCTGCGCGACGATGGCTTGCTGTCGATGGTGGCGCAGGGCAAGCACCGCTATTACCGCCTGGCCAATGCAGAGGTGGCACGGGCGCTGGAAGCGCTGCTGGTGGTGGCCGGCGTGCCGGCAATGCCCTTTACGCCCACCACGCCGGACCGCTTGCGCCATGCGCGCACCTGCTACGATCACATGGCCGGCACCGTCGCTGTCACCCTGCACGACCAGTTGCACGCGCAAGGCTGGCTGCTGGACGATGGCGGAGAATATCGCCTGTCCGAAGCGGGCGCGGCCGGCATCGCGGCCCTGGGCATCGACGTGCCGCAACTGCAGCTGCAGCGCCGCCGCTTCGCCTGTGCCTGCCTGGACTGGAGCGAACGGCGCGCCCACCTGGGTGGCGCGCTGGGGGCGGCCATCCTGCAGCTGGCCCTGCGCCAGCGCTGGGCCGAGCGCGAACTCGACAGCCGCGCCCTGCACCTCACACCGGCTGGCGAACGGCGCCTGCTGGCCGCCTTCGCTGGCGGCTGA
- a CDS encoding cytochrome P450, with product MPLADPTDPFSAVTHAAPYDYYRRLADGPPLRFEAQLDGWLATGMAGVQAVLAHPACRVRPPGQGVPHKLAGTPCGAIFAELVRMNDGERHAVPKQVLARALGQVDLARLHARTLHLAQEQLPGSATRLNDALFELPLFVMADLLGFAPAQWPLLAVWTRDFVACLSPLSNGAQLAGAQAAAEALLQRFTVLLREGVVLPGSLLDDIVAGARQAGWHASGGVLANLVGLLSQTCDATAGLLGNAIVALRTQADFLPRLRAAPQLWPAMLREVSRQDPAIHNTRRYTVEDVEFNGVCVPAGQMIVVVLASAGHTEAGFGHGRHACPGQAIAHVIGTACLQAWAEGLERMPLAWSYLPSLNARIPVFCAGGIA from the coding sequence ATGCCGCTCGCTGATCCCACCGATCCTTTTTCTGCCGTCACCCACGCGGCGCCGTATGACTACTATCGCCGCCTGGCGGACGGTCCGCCCCTGCGATTCGAGGCGCAGCTCGATGGCTGGCTGGCGACGGGCATGGCCGGCGTGCAGGCCGTGCTGGCGCATCCCGCCTGCCGCGTGCGCCCGCCTGGACAGGGCGTGCCGCACAAGCTGGCGGGCACGCCGTGCGGCGCGATTTTTGCCGAACTGGTGCGTATGAACGATGGCGAGCGGCATGCCGTGCCGAAACAGGTGCTGGCGCGTGCGCTGGGCCAGGTGGACCTGGCGCGCCTGCATGCGCGCACCCTGCATCTGGCGCAAGAGCAGCTGCCCGGCAGCGCCACCCGGCTGAATGATGCGCTGTTCGAACTGCCCCTGTTCGTCATGGCGGACTTGCTGGGTTTTGCGCCAGCGCAATGGCCGCTGCTGGCCGTCTGGACGCGCGATTTCGTCGCCTGCCTGTCGCCGCTGAGCAATGGCGCGCAGCTGGCCGGAGCGCAGGCGGCAGCCGAGGCGCTGTTGCAACGCTTCACGGTCTTGCTGCGGGAGGGAGTGGTGCTGCCCGGCAGCTTGCTGGACGATATTGTCGCCGGGGCGCGGCAGGCAGGCTGGCACGCATCGGGCGGCGTGCTGGCCAATCTGGTGGGTCTGCTGTCGCAGACCTGCGACGCCACGGCCGGCTTGCTGGGCAATGCCATCGTGGCCTTGCGCACCCAAGCGGACTTTCTGCCGCGACTGCGTGCGGCGCCACAGCTGTGGCCAGCCATGTTGCGCGAGGTCAGCCGGCAGGATCCCGCCATTCACAACACGCGCCGCTACACGGTGGAAGACGTGGAGTTCAATGGCGTGTGCGTGCCGGCCGGGCAGATGATCGTCGTCGTGCTGGCCAGCGCCGGCCATACGGAGGCAGGCTTTGGCCATGGCCGCCACGCCTGTCCGGGCCAGGCTATCGCGCATGTGATCGGCACGGCTTGCCTGCAGGCATGGGCCGAGGGCCTGGAGCGCATGCCGCTGGCGTGGAGTTATTTGCCGTCGCTGAACGCCCGCATCCCTGTCTTTTGCGCGGGAGGAATAGCATGA
- a CDS encoding antibiotic biosynthesis monooxygenase gives MIAVIFEVWPSAGGRQQYLDLAAALRPLLDEVDGFISIERFSSLSEPGKLLSLSFFRDEAALAQWRQREAHRAAQSAGRYGVFDDYRLRIAAVVRDYGMLDRQQAPTDSRQRHDA, from the coding sequence ATGATCGCCGTGATTTTCGAAGTCTGGCCCAGTGCCGGAGGGCGCCAGCAGTACCTGGACCTGGCAGCCGCGTTGCGGCCCCTGCTCGACGAGGTCGACGGTTTCATTTCCATCGAACGCTTCAGCAGCCTGAGCGAGCCAGGCAAATTGCTGTCGCTATCCTTCTTTCGCGATGAAGCGGCGCTGGCGCAGTGGCGGCAGCGCGAGGCGCACCGCGCGGCGCAGTCGGCCGGCCGGTACGGCGTGTTTGATGATTACCGGCTGCGTATTGCCGCCGTGGTACGCGATTACGGCATGCTTGACCGGCAACAGGCGCCCACCGACAGTCGCCAGCGCCACGATGCCTAG
- the rpoH gene encoding RNA polymerase sigma factor RpoH, with amino-acid sequence MMSATSALVPTKSNALGLGFTGNLGNIDAYISAVNRLPMLTHDEEISLAKRLREKNDLAAAQELVLSHLRLVVSIARGYLGYGLPHADLIQEGNIGLMKAVKRFDPDQGVRLVSYAMHWVKAEMHEYILKNWRLVKVATTKAQRKLFFNLRSHKTGLDAMTPKQIDALAKLLDVKREEVIEMETRLSGRDIALESPTDDEDDKFSPIAYLSSEQSEPTKVLEAEQVTRLQSEGLETALSKLDARSRRIIEARWLANDDGSGATLHALAEEFGVSAERIRQIEVAALKKMKGALAAYV; translated from the coding sequence ATGATGTCCGCAACATCCGCATTGGTTCCGACCAAAAGTAATGCGCTGGGCCTCGGGTTCACTGGCAATCTGGGCAATATCGACGCCTATATCTCGGCCGTGAACCGCCTGCCCATGTTGACCCACGACGAAGAAATTTCGCTGGCGAAACGCCTGCGCGAAAAAAATGACCTGGCCGCCGCGCAAGAGCTGGTGCTGTCGCACCTGCGCCTGGTGGTCTCGATTGCCCGCGGCTACCTGGGCTATGGCTTGCCACATGCCGACCTGATTCAGGAAGGCAATATCGGCTTGATGAAAGCCGTGAAACGATTCGATCCGGACCAGGGCGTGCGCCTGGTGTCGTACGCCATGCACTGGGTGAAAGCCGAGATGCATGAGTACATCCTGAAAAACTGGCGCCTGGTCAAGGTTGCAACGACGAAGGCACAGCGCAAGCTGTTCTTCAACCTGCGCAGCCACAAGACGGGCCTGGACGCGATGACGCCGAAACAGATCGATGCCTTGGCCAAGCTGCTCGACGTGAAGCGCGAAGAAGTGATCGAGATGGAAACGCGCCTGAGCGGCCGCGACATCGCGCTGGAATCGCCGACCGACGATGAAGACGACAAGTTTTCGCCGATCGCCTACCTGTCGTCGGAGCAAAGCGAACCGACCAAGGTGCTGGAAGCGGAACAAGTGACGCGCCTGCAATCGGAAGGCCTGGAAACGGCACTGTCCAAGCTGGACGCCCGTTCGCGCCGCATCATCGAAGCGCGCTGGCTGGCCAACGACGACGGTTCCGGCGCCACCTTGCACGCTTTGGCAGAAGAGTTCGGCGTATCGGCCGAGCGCATCCGCCAGATCGAAGTGGCGGCGCTGAAAAAAATGAAGGGCGCGCTGGCAGCTTACGTATAA
- the ftsX gene encoding permease-like cell division protein FtsX, which yields MRGWFRQHRFALGSALIHLRKSPGGFLLNVLVVAIALSLPFAGLTMLDNVRPMSEQMSVDPEISVFLKIDTPREQAVALASAMRKIVGEQKAKIVFIPREQALDTLKNKNGLADVLSTLGDNPLPDSYVLKLDAFSSASEAQDVDAVAEQLRHLPFVESAQVDSAWVKRLAALLGVLRLVLLLLAITLGVAVIAVVFNTIRLQVMQQRDEISISKLIGATDTFIHRPFYYTGALLGLCAGALALGAVALALHPLNTAIAEFARLYASEFQLVPLAPLPMAGLLAVSAGLGLIGAFLCVQRHLARLN from the coding sequence ATGAGAGGCTGGTTCCGTCAACACCGCTTCGCGCTGGGTTCGGCGCTGATTCATTTGCGCAAGTCGCCGGGCGGCTTCCTATTGAACGTGCTGGTCGTCGCCATCGCCCTGTCGCTGCCGTTCGCCGGCCTGACCATGCTCGATAATGTACGCCCCATGTCGGAACAGATGTCGGTCGATCCGGAAATCAGCGTTTTCCTGAAGATCGACACGCCGCGCGAGCAAGCCGTGGCCCTGGCCAGCGCCATGCGCAAGATCGTGGGCGAGCAAAAGGCGAAGATCGTCTTCATCCCCCGCGAACAGGCACTCGACACCCTGAAAAACAAGAACGGCCTGGCCGACGTGCTCAGCACTCTGGGCGACAATCCCCTGCCCGACAGCTATGTGCTGAAACTGGACGCATTCAGCAGCGCCAGCGAAGCGCAGGATGTCGATGCGGTGGCGGAACAGTTGCGCCATCTGCCATTCGTGGAATCGGCGCAAGTCGATTCGGCCTGGGTCAAGCGCCTGGCGGCTCTGCTGGGCGTGCTGCGCCTGGTGCTGCTGCTGCTGGCCATTACCCTGGGCGTGGCCGTGATCGCTGTTGTCTTCAATACCATCCGCCTGCAAGTAATGCAGCAGCGCGATGAAATCAGCATCTCGAAATTGATCGGCGCCACCGACACCTTCATTCACCGCCCCTTCTATTACACGGGCGCCCTGCTGGGCTTGTGCGCCGGCGCGCTGGCCCTGGGCGCCGTGGCGCTGGCCTTGCATCCGCTGAACACGGCGATTGCCGAGTTTGCCCGCCTGTATGCGTCCGAATTCCAGCTGGTGCCGCTGGCACCGCTGCCGATGGCCGGCTTGCTGGCCGTCAGCGCCGGCCTGGGCCTGATCGGCGCCTTCCTCTGCGTACAGCGCCACCTGGCGCGCCTGAACTGA
- a CDS encoding cell division ATP-binding protein FtsE gives MIEFQHVSKQYSPDAVALSDISLSIAKGELVFLAGPSGAGKSTLLKMIAAMERPSSGKLIVNGQDMAKIKPAGVPFLRRNMGLIFQQQKLLNDRSILANVMLPLLVVGAHKAAAEQRARAALDKVGLLDRAMARPLSLSGGEQQRVSIARAIVNRPQIILADEPTANLDRASANKVLDALKAFHSVGVTCLISSHDEQMLDAAARVIHLKNGQLVAIDKATQAPVFAPPDPDFAPPPGPDDAQGEQA, from the coding sequence ATGATTGAATTTCAGCACGTCTCCAAGCAATACTCCCCCGACGCCGTGGCGCTTAGCGACATTTCGCTCAGTATTGCCAAAGGCGAGCTGGTCTTTCTGGCCGGCCCGTCCGGCGCCGGCAAATCCACCCTGCTGAAAATGATCGCCGCCATGGAACGCCCCAGCTCGGGCAAGCTGATCGTCAATGGCCAGGACATGGCGAAGATCAAGCCGGCTGGCGTGCCGTTTTTGCGCCGTAACATGGGCTTGATCTTCCAGCAACAAAAACTATTGAACGACCGCTCCATCCTGGCCAATGTCATGCTGCCACTGCTCGTCGTCGGCGCACACAAGGCGGCCGCCGAGCAGCGCGCGCGCGCCGCGCTCGACAAAGTGGGATTGCTGGACCGCGCCATGGCGCGTCCCCTGTCGCTGTCGGGCGGCGAACAGCAGCGCGTGTCCATCGCGCGCGCCATCGTCAACCGGCCACAAATCATCCTCGCCGATGAACCGACGGCCAACCTGGACCGCGCCAGCGCCAACAAGGTGCTCGACGCCCTGAAAGCCTTTCATTCCGTGGGCGTGACCTGCCTCATTTCCAGCCATGACGAACAGATGCTCGACGCCGCCGCCCGCGTGATCCACCTGAAAAACGGCCAGCTGGTGGCCATCGACAAGGCCACGCAAGCACCCGTCTTCGCGCCGCCCGATCCCGATTTTGCCCCGCCACCTGGCCCGGATGACGCGCAGGGAGAACAGGCATGA
- the ftsY gene encoding signal recognition particle-docking protein FtsY: MFSFFKKKPVTPEAAPAEPLVLPAATPPAPQPAAAPLSGAPAELVPVIVAAEPEKKSWMTRLKAGLSKTSNTLSVLFVGAKIDDALYEELEAALLMSDAGIDATEFLLTELKKKVKEDKLLDAAAVKAALKVLLIDLLSPLEKRFELGRHKPLVMMISGVNGAGKTTTIGKLAKHMQSNNQSVLLAAGDTFRAAAREQLMVWGERNNVTVISQESGDPAAVAYDSVQSAKARGIDVVMVDTAGRLPTQLHLMEELKKIKRVIGKGMEGAPHETLLVIDGNTGQNALTQVKAFDDALQLSGLVITKLDGTAKGGVLAAIARVRPVPVYFIGIGEKIEDLQPFVAAEFVEALLG, translated from the coding sequence ATGTTTAGTTTCTTCAAGAAAAAACCCGTCACTCCCGAGGCTGCGCCAGCCGAGCCCCTCGTCCTTCCCGCCGCCACGCCGCCTGCCCCGCAGCCTGCCGCTGCGCCGCTGAGCGGCGCGCCGGCCGAGCTCGTGCCCGTCATCGTGGCCGCTGAACCCGAGAAAAAATCGTGGATGACGCGCCTCAAGGCCGGCCTGTCGAAAACCTCGAACACCTTATCCGTGCTGTTCGTCGGCGCAAAGATCGACGACGCCCTGTACGAAGAGCTGGAAGCGGCCCTGCTGATGTCCGACGCGGGCATCGACGCCACCGAATTCCTGCTCACGGAATTGAAGAAAAAAGTCAAGGAAGACAAGCTGCTCGACGCCGCCGCCGTGAAGGCCGCGCTGAAGGTGCTGCTGATCGACCTCCTGAGCCCGCTGGAAAAGCGCTTCGAACTGGGCCGTCACAAGCCCCTGGTGATGATGATTTCCGGTGTGAATGGCGCCGGCAAGACCACCACCATCGGCAAGCTGGCCAAGCACATGCAATCGAACAACCAGTCCGTGCTGCTGGCCGCCGGCGACACCTTCCGCGCCGCCGCGCGCGAGCAGCTGATGGTCTGGGGCGAGCGCAACAACGTCACCGTGATTTCGCAGGAATCGGGCGACCCGGCCGCCGTGGCCTACGACTCCGTGCAATCGGCAAAAGCGCGCGGCATCGACGTGGTGATGGTCGACACGGCAGGCCGCTTGCCGACGCAGCTGCACCTGATGGAAGAATTAAAGAAAATCAAGCGCGTGATCGGCAAAGGCATGGAGGGCGCCCCCCATGAAACCCTGCTCGTCATCGACGGCAACACGGGCCAGAACGCCTTGACGCAAGTAAAGGCCTTCGACGATGCCCTGCAGTTGAGCGGCCTGGTAATCACCAAGCTGGACGGGACCGCCAAGGGCGGCGTGCTGGCGGCGATCGCCCGCGTGCGCCCCGTGCCCGTGTATTTCATCGGCATCGGTGAGAAAATTGAAGACTTGCAGCCTTTCGTGGCTGCCGAATTTGTCGAAGCGCTGCTCGGATAA
- a CDS encoding MerR family transcriptional regulator → MDTDLQPLHPPSAFSISDVERDTGLAKETLRVWERRYAFPQPQRDAFGERSYPAEQVQKLRMVKRLLDLGFRPGKIMQHSTLQLQQLASAGNAAPPAPQPQLAYYLSLCRGHQMAELAGALRQALAVLGLKAFTIDVIAPLTAMVGEAWACGELAVYEEHLYSETLQTVMRHAIFSLPQASSPSTRTPRIVLSTLPQERHGLGLLMAEALCAAAGAHCMSLGVETPLTDIVAAARVQRADIVALSFSSASKQKQTRDSLQQLHGCLPPDMELWAGGRSPVLTRQPPPFLHVLDLRQVDESIADWRRRHQARALQTH, encoded by the coding sequence ATGGATACTGATTTGCAACCGCTGCACCCCCCTTCCGCCTTCAGCATCAGCGACGTCGAGCGCGACACGGGGCTGGCCAAGGAAACCTTGCGTGTCTGGGAACGCCGCTACGCCTTTCCCCAGCCACAGCGCGATGCCTTTGGCGAGCGCAGCTATCCGGCCGAGCAAGTGCAAAAATTGCGCATGGTCAAGCGCCTGCTGGATCTCGGATTTCGCCCGGGCAAAATCATGCAGCACAGCACCTTGCAACTGCAGCAACTAGCCAGCGCCGGCAACGCGGCGCCGCCTGCGCCGCAACCGCAACTGGCGTACTACCTGTCCCTGTGCCGTGGCCACCAGATGGCGGAACTGGCCGGTGCCCTGCGCCAGGCCTTGGCCGTGCTGGGCTTGAAAGCCTTTACCATCGACGTCATCGCGCCCCTCACGGCCATGGTTGGCGAAGCGTGGGCCTGCGGCGAATTGGCCGTGTATGAAGAGCATCTATATAGCGAAACCTTGCAGACGGTAATGCGCCATGCCATTTTTTCCCTGCCGCAGGCAAGCAGCCCGTCCACGCGCACGCCGCGCATCGTCCTCAGTACCTTGCCGCAGGAACGTCATGGCCTGGGGCTGCTGATGGCCGAGGCGCTATGTGCGGCGGCCGGGGCCCATTGCATGTCGCTGGGGGTGGAAACGCCGCTGACCGACATCGTCGCGGCCGCCCGCGTGCAACGGGCCGACATCGTGGCGCTGTCGTTTTCCAGCGCCAGCAAGCAAAAGCAGACGCGCGACAGCCTGCAGCAGCTGCACGGGTGCTTGCCGCCAGACATGGAATTGTGGGCTGGCGGACGCAGTCCCGTGCTGACCAGGCAACCGCCGCCCTTTTTGCATGTGCTGGACTTGCGGCAAGTCGACGAAAGCATCGCCGACTGGCGCCGCCGCCACCAGGCGCGCGCCCTGCAAACACACTGA
- a CDS encoding NAD(P)/FAD-dependent oxidoreductase, translating to MKIAVVGAGIAGLSCAYRLAQAGQDVTLYEAGDYFGGHSHTVDVTLDGVTHGVDTGFLVFNHATYPNLVQLFRELGVEAADSDMSFSVKMPLGTTPDARVLEWAGANFDTVFTQRSNLLRPAFLRMLRDIVRFNRQASALATASVPAPAMSLGEFLDLHGYGDEFRHWYLLPMAACIWSCPARQMLAFPLATFIRFCHNHGLLQVSDRPQWRTVRGGSRVYVEKLLAGIPQQRLACPVLAVRRQPHGGARMVELHTAAGVEHVDHVVLACHSDQSLALLADIRDDERGVLEAVRYQPNRAVLHTDASCLPQRRKAWSAWNYQGRPAAHGDAPQVCVHYLLNQLQPLPFSTPVIVSLNPLDEPNPASIIDEFSYAHPVFDGAAIAAQARLAGFQGAQHTWFAGAWTGYGFHEDGLKSGLGVAEALNGMASAELGHAA from the coding sequence ATGAAGATCGCCGTCGTCGGTGCAGGAATAGCAGGTTTGTCGTGTGCCTATCGCCTGGCGCAGGCCGGCCAGGACGTGACCTTGTATGAGGCGGGTGACTATTTTGGCGGTCACAGCCATACGGTGGACGTCACGCTTGATGGTGTCACGCATGGCGTCGACACGGGTTTTCTCGTGTTCAATCACGCCACTTACCCGAACCTGGTGCAACTGTTCCGGGAACTGGGCGTCGAGGCGGCCGACAGCGATATGTCGTTTTCCGTGAAAATGCCCTTGGGCACTACGCCCGATGCCCGCGTGCTGGAATGGGCGGGCGCCAATTTTGATACCGTGTTTACCCAGCGCAGCAACCTGCTGCGCCCCGCCTTTCTGCGCATGCTGCGCGATATTGTGCGCTTCAACCGTCAGGCCAGCGCCTTGGCCACGGCGAGCGTTCCGGCGCCGGCCATGTCACTGGGCGAGTTCCTGGACCTGCACGGCTATGGTGACGAATTCCGCCACTGGTACCTGTTGCCGATGGCTGCCTGCATCTGGTCGTGCCCGGCGCGCCAGATGCTGGCCTTTCCCTTGGCGACGTTTATTCGTTTCTGCCACAACCATGGCTTGCTGCAAGTGAGTGACCGGCCCCAGTGGCGCACGGTGCGCGGCGGCTCGCGTGTTTATGTGGAAAAACTGCTGGCGGGCATCCCTCAGCAGCGCCTGGCGTGCCCGGTGCTCGCCGTGCGCCGCCAGCCGCACGGCGGCGCGCGCATGGTCGAGCTGCACACGGCCGCCGGCGTCGAGCATGTCGATCATGTGGTGCTCGCTTGCCACAGCGACCAGTCGCTGGCCTTGCTGGCCGATATCCGCGACGACGAGCGCGGTGTGCTCGAAGCCGTGCGCTACCAGCCCAATCGCGCTGTGCTGCATACGGATGCATCCTGCCTGCCGCAGCGTCGCAAGGCCTGGTCGGCCTGGAATTATCAGGGCAGGCCGGCTGCGCACGGCGATGCGCCGCAGGTATGCGTACATTATTTGCTGAACCAGTTACAGCCGCTGCCATTCAGCACGCCCGTCATCGTCTCGCTCAATCCGCTCGACGAGCCCAATCCGGCGTCCATCATCGATGAGTTTTCCTATGCCCACCCCGTGTTCGACGGCGCCGCCATTGCCGCCCAGGCGCGCCTGGCCGGGTTCCAGGGAGCGCAGCACACGTGGTTTGCGGGTGCCTGGACGGGCTACGGTTTCCATGAAGACGGCTTGAAGTCGGGCCTGGGCGTGGCCGAAGCGCTGAACGGCATGGCGTCGGCGGAGCTCGGCCATGCCGCGTGA
- a CDS encoding DUF1365 domain-containing protein, whose translation MPRDPSPPVPPQPQLCLGRVRHARLRPRAHAFSYGMFYLRLPLRSMGAHDFPARLISRNGANVLAFRDSDHGDGTTPLLEWIDGVLRQHGVPDADGEIWLQTMPCMFGYVFNPVSFWFCHRPDGALRAVLCDVRNTFGERHLYLLEQGGAIAYGSELRAKKIFHVSPFCKVEGQYRFRFLRNNDKGGERHLARVDYDDLDGPILETSLSGTAQPLRDGAIAWALLRYPLMTFGVMVRIHWQALRLWLRRVPFFSKPHPPQEKVS comes from the coding sequence ATGCCGCGTGATCCCTCGCCGCCCGTGCCGCCGCAGCCGCAGCTGTGCCTTGGGCGGGTGCGCCATGCGCGGCTGCGTCCGCGCGCGCATGCTTTTAGTTACGGCATGTTTTATCTGCGCCTGCCTTTGCGCAGCATGGGCGCGCACGACTTTCCTGCCCGCCTGATCTCGCGCAATGGCGCCAACGTGCTGGCCTTCCGCGACAGCGACCATGGCGATGGCACGACGCCGCTGCTGGAGTGGATCGACGGCGTGCTGCGCCAGCATGGCGTGCCGGACGCGGACGGCGAAATCTGGCTGCAAACCATGCCGTGCATGTTCGGCTATGTCTTTAATCCCGTCAGTTTCTGGTTTTGCCACCGCCCCGATGGCGCGCTGCGCGCCGTGTTGTGCGATGTGCGCAATACCTTTGGCGAGCGCCACCTGTATCTGCTCGAACAGGGCGGCGCCATCGCCTATGGCAGTGAGTTGCGCGCCAAGAAGATTTTCCATGTCTCGCCATTTTGCAAGGTGGAAGGACAGTACCGATTCCGTTTCCTGCGCAACAACGACAAGGGCGGCGAGCGCCACCTGGCCCGGGTCGATTACGACGACCTCGACGGTCCGATTCTGGAAACGAGCTTGTCCGGCACGGCGCAGCCGCTGCGCGACGGCGCCATTGCCTGGGCCTTGCTGCGTTACCCCCTGATGACGTTTGGCGTGATGGTGCGCATCCATTGGCAAGCTTTGCGCCTGTGGCTGCGCCGCGTGCCGTTTTTCAGCAAACCCCACCCTCCACAAGAAAAGGTCTCCTGA